A stretch of DNA from Kazachstania africana CBS 2517 chromosome 3, complete genome:
CTCTGTGTGAACATTTTTTAGAGCTTCTCACCAagttataaaatttttctgtaTCTCCTTTGTGGTTCTCATTGTGGCGCTTTTCATGTCCTTTGCACCATAATCCATAAAACTTCGAAATAATTAAACTATGACAGACCCCCCATATCCATAGTTTCCAGCTTCAAAGTTTCAGAGCTGCTGCCATTGCGTCTAACCTTTGTCAGATGGGATGAAATTAGAAACCAATTCAGCAGATATGAGCCGCTCAACCATTTGCAAGGGCAGTTTTTTGAGcaaaaaagagaaacaCGGCTCCTTCTCTCAGAGATCACCCCATATctatttaaatttttgaacgTTTTACCAATATCCCCAATTCATGGTAAACAGCCGAGTTTCCATCGACTTTATCACCAAATACCAGCGCAATAATAGCAACATTACTATCAATCACACTACTCTATCGCGTTTTGAATGCGTCTAAGGGATCGTACTCTAAACTTTCCATATCTACGATACCTATAATCTTCAAATCCCATTGTGATATTCATATTAATAAaccaattttgaagaatgcCAAGGTATTCATGACTTTATGAAGGAATGATGCATTGGTGAAAGCCTTCGCCACAGAAGCTAATGACGAcgaggatgaagaaaagCTTCATCCTCAATTTCTTGGTGAACGGCATTTGTTAAATGGCCAATAAGGATGCTACTGTCCACCACGTTCAGCTCCTGGCCAAGTAATTTGATCTTAGAGGGACGTAAAATATACATAAACTAAAACAAATCTCTTGTCACTGGTAGATCCATCATATATATCCTGTTGTAgaactttttatttttgttatAAGTCACTCTGAAGTAGAAGAGACGAGTATCTGAGTCGATATACAGGTTTCTGGAAGTACCGACTATAGATAGTACACTCAACTATGTAAATCTCATTAGAAATCCCGTTGAGATCCGTACGCTAGCCATGAGGAGCTTTGTCATCTTATTGATGAGTTTGATGACCTTTGTCTGATCTCAGCTACAGAGGCATCTTCTGGCCTCCTCCATTTGGAATAATGTGGGGCGACATGGCATTGCggtaatatttgaatatccTATTTGTCATGGGATCTTGCTGCATAAGCTCAATGCTTTTATTATCTAGAACGGTCATATAAGCAGTTACAGGATTGCCAAAAGTAAACCACTCTCTCAAAGCTGTTTGACACGTATCGAATTCTATGTGAAGATCACTCTTAATCCGTGAAATAAAATGTAGCGACAGAGTCTTGCTAACTAAACTCACAGAAccattttccaaatctgGTATGACAACCCAATATTAGAAATTGTGAGGTATTTGATGGTTTATAGGTGTTAATGAACTATATACAGAGTTAAGTAGTCCGGTTTTACcttcttatataagaatATCTCGTAGTATGGTCTTAAATATGTGTAGGTTGTCGATATATGGTTGATTCTGCGTAGGGAGCTTTTCCAGACGTAATATGACTATAATTAGATTGAGTTATGCGGACTGTCACAGACACTGGCACAGTAAAATAGCAATATTATATtctatttttcttaaaaagTAATATATAGAACAGAAGAAACTTCCAGCTGAGAGAAATATCTGGAAGATATAGTTCTTCACATGCGTCTAATTTGAGATAATTGTCAAATTGTTAACATGCACCGTTCTTTCTTATCTAATGTTGTCTTCCAACAgatataaagatgaatcGCCTTCCAACATATCGCCCCACTCTGATGTGGGACCTCATAGTCCGAATGATCTCTGGAGTTGGGAAGATAGATGTTACAACTTTTTCCCAGTAGTGTTAGATTGGAGTGCTGTGGTACTTGTATGCTCTTATTCCTCGATTATGATTGCGTTTCGAtaaatgattcaaatgattcGAAAGGCAGAATGGTGTGGGATGTTGAATTGAGACAAATATCAGttattttaataaaagattagaTGACTTGTGCATCCGCCACCATAAGAGATGCTTGGCTCGTTGGATGTGTCTAATTTAAATGGAAAAGAGGTTGATACGAATGCAATCAAACTCATAGTTACGCATGTTTGATTTACAAGTTCCACACGAGTGGTGGTCTCTccaattattttgattGGCACAGAAATCGAGAGTAATATAACCATTACACAAAGGAGAATTGGTTGGAAGATGTTGGTTTTTTGCTAATGTTGAATTGCCTGCGATGCTCATTGTTGCGAGCGCTGACGTTCCTGTTGCTGCAAAAGGGGATATATATGTCCAGTGATACACCTAGGAGGTTCTCTTGATCTGcaaataaatcaaagatCGAATAAAGTCTCTCTTGATGAATGTTTTTAATTACATACCATTCATCTGGATTATGGTTGAAAGTAGTGATCAAATAAACCATCATGAACACAAGAAACGCTGTACTCAGCTCCAGCGCTTTCACATCGCCTACGTTTCCCTTTGCAAAATGATGCACTGCCTTTATCTCCCAGAAGTCTATTAATTGTCCCCAGAAGATAACTTATACTGACATTAGATCAAGCACGAGGGTTGTATCCAATGATTCTACCGGATATGCACAATCCTTATATACTGAGTTCCCGTGTCTATTTTTACGTCGCAGGCATTAATAGTTTCATCAACAGCACCTTTCAAGTGTCGCCGCAAGGAACTCAGAAATGGTACTCTAACTGAAACGGGTTGAACGGCTTGCAAGCAAACGTAGCTGTTGACATACCAAGATGAATCAAATTATAAGATGGATATGCTGAGGAGACAATGGCAAAGAGATAAACTAAGCTGAAAGAACCGGTCTAATCGTCCTATTACTTTAAGCCTGAATTTTGCCAGCGGTATATTCTATAGTTGGAAAGTCTGCTAATTGAGTttctcaataaattttttatttccaGAAGTTGCACGAGCATTGTTCTCAAATAATTTGTCCCAAATAATCTAGCTGGAGAGTGTACATAATCGTTTTACGAAGCGAAATAAAACCTACTTTTTGGACCTTCCACATTTACTTTTGACACAAGGAATTATTTAAGAAAATGGCAACTTTCTCTCAGACCCTGAAAATCAATGGAAAAATGCGTAATATTCCGTTTACGAGACACCGTTTGCAGCCATCGACCAAGAGTTCCTGTTGATTTCATGGTCTGTTGTCGTGGCCAGTTGTCGAGCAATTCGTGATGCCATGTTGGTTGCCCAATGATACGCAACAGCCAGAAAAGCGTGCACAAAATGAAGTAGTCCGTTTTTAGTTATTATTCATTCCAGAAATCTGTCAATTACTGATAAGCGAAAAGTCCAGGGAACGAGAAGGAGATTAATAATCGTTCCACATACTCAAAAAAAGCAGCCAAAGTCTTGCCCTGAGCTGCTCATATCAAAAACTACAAAAAGTTCTAATTTAGTTAATGAAGCATGTCTCTGTTTTAGCAGCTTATAGAGGATACTGAACCCACAATTGGAACATGCTaccatttcttctttttttaccTTTCGCTACTGCGAATAGGCTAGTATATGACATTTCTGACATGGAACTTACGCTCCAAGGGGGGGGCAGTGTTTGATGGTCAAGCGCCTAACTTAATGGACCATAGGGGCACTTTCAATGTAAGTAACGTGATTGGAACTAATATGTCCTGGTCTGCTTTTGACCCTGCTAAAGGACACATCGAGCAGTCCATCTTAAGTTATGATTTAGGAGATGGTTACAATTTGGTTCATGCAAAAAATGTCATTCTCACTGATAACGATACTACCGATGCATGGTTGGCAGCTGATCAAAACAGTACTATAAGCAATACTGGTATCAAGAAACGAGATGATGGGGATACTTGGTATACCACCTATTGTAAGTATGCCTGGGATACAATCAGGGTGGAAGTCACTACTTTTTTTTacaatatcaaagataaCCCAGCCAGTTTTATTGCAGATCTGACCACTGCAGCTACAAATATTGCAACTATGATCAAAAATGGTTCTAAAAAAAACTCTTGTGGAAGTTCCGATGTGTATTTTCTAACCGAAGATGGTGGAGGGAAGTGGGAAGTCGCTTGGTCTAGTTGGACAACAGGAGAGAACTGCGATACCACTGCCCAATGGAATGAAATTGCATTTGCACTACGTAATTGCATTAATGACTCTGAATATGAGCATAAAATGGCCCTGTGCGTCAGAATGAACCATGGAGGTACATGGCATGCTGATGTGAGGGTCCAACGGAATTGGGAAAAAGCGTACTCAAATATTTGGGATATGCCATGCGGTAAAGCACAACAGTCAATAGTAGTAGATGATGGTACATGCCAAACTGATTATGCTAAAGATTTGTGAAAATGGGGCCACGAAACTCTACACTGttcattcattttattaaattacaaaattataaaaGGGGTTTCTTTCGGCTATTCAAGGTCAAACATTTTGTTAGTGCctttaaaattatatcaTATAGAATTGTATATCAAAGTAAAATTAACAACTTAACACTTTGTCACTATAAGTACGAGTAGTATAAACTTATAATCCTTTGtaatcaataaaaaatatttattatatacaaAAAGTTGACCTCAGATACGGTACCTTATCGAGTCCAATACCACTAACTATAGTAAAACCTCAGTAAGATATCCGGATCATGTGTGTTACCAGTGTCTTCACACATATACATCTTATAATAATCAGCTTTCCACGTACCATTAACATCATTTGCCAAAATCTCATTTAGCTGATTTTTTAGTTCTTCACTCGTATGGAGGCTCCCACTTTCTCTAGTTGGCACATAAATTGAGAGCAAGAAATCCAGTGCGTCATGAAGAGTACAATGGAAAGTCTTGGTGTTTGTTACTATCGCGTTTGTCGTAATGCTTGCGGGCACTATTGCTAATGCTCCTATAAATTCAGAAGAAGGGttatatattaaatgaCACATCTAGAAGGTCCCCTTGTTCTGTAAATAAATGGGCAGTTCGTCAAATCTCTCTTGACTAATGAGTTGTCAATTTGGTACTATTTTCCGGACTCTAGTTGAGAATAGtgatcaaataataaattagtAACACAAGATAGGTCATACAGGCCATTAGTGCTTTCCACTGCCTAAACTGTCTTCTTCGAACTGCTGTTGTGTTGACACCTTTTACAGTTCCAGTTGGTGTCGCTTCATCATACCAGTGGATATATATTGACATTAAATTAAGCACGAGAGATGTCGCTAACTTATTAACTGAACTTGCACAATCTAAAGTTGCAGAGTCGGAATGGTTATCCTTACAGTTTTTACATGCATCTATCCCTGCATCAATAGCAGAACTGATTGATGCGTAAAAAGAGCCCCACCAAGCTACTCTGACCGCAACGGGTTTATCATCTTGAAAATAGGAGTAAATAGTTGTGACGCCTAAATGAATGTAATCATAATATGGAACTGTTGCAATGGCAGCAACAGTAAACGAAGCAAAGCAAAATACATAAATTGAACGCATTTTTACTCCTCGGTCGAGTTAATAATGCTGGCTATAGTGGGCCACTTTGTTAAAACTCTTAAACTTCAACAACTTTTCGATTACTAATActcagaagaaaaaaatttgctCTGAAATAAACTATGATGTTCAAGTGTGATGAATTTTCGTATGGTAACATACATTTCTAGTCAAAGCATGTGTTTTGTTCAAGACCTCAGAGACTGTCAAAGACTGCAGCTTATGAAAGTAACTGAATGTACTTTGCAACCCTCTATTATATCAGTACGGCTGCTTAAATCTCattcaaaacaaaagaCCTGTTATAAAAACTACTCGTAAAATGTTGCTGAGGTTATAATTACCATGCAAAGATATAAAGAAATCTAGCGTTATTTCACATGATATAATTATAATTAGTATAAATACCAAAATTTGCGGaatacagaaaaaaagCTTCGAGCAACGACGACATGCATTGCTAGCGTATAAAAAGCAGTTCTGGCAGTTTGAGCCATTTAATACGACCAAAGATGGATATAATAATAGGTTTGTTTGTTCATATTTCTCTCTGTGTTGAATCATAGACGCACATCTCTCGAGATGACTTTGCCAATTTCAAGAGGCAAAGAAAAGTGCGCACAAAAGAGCTCATGTCATTACGTTCTCTCAGTTAAATGGTCAAGTTCTCTGCTGTGCGAGTGCTAGGCAAATGAATGTCCCGATCCGAGCTGcagattcaaaaaaagaaatttttgtgTGCCAACCCTTTTTGgagtttctttttttcacgTTTTTTATGTGCCTACAAGTTGACGGCTGTCAGCATCGGCTATTTGAGACAATACTTATTGTGGTACGAGTATTATTCTAAAAAATCCTCCGGAGGAACGACAGTGCCTTTTGTGCTCCCTTAACTACATGACGCCTACTATAGCGTAACAAAGTGTGATATTAGTTATAATCGGCCTAACATTCGAGACTTTCACGAAATGTAAGATGACAGATTAGATTCAGGCCGTTTGGAATTTCCATATTAAGTATAGTTGCCAGTGATATGAAGTATTTTCACTAACCTACCTGAGAAGATATTATGTATCCCCTACATCATAACTGCTAAATTCGATATGTTGCCACACACGATTATGACGCGTTCAAATCGTTCTCATGTTCAAAAGCTCAGGTATCTTAATCTTCTCTCTGTCAAGGCATGATATTCGAAATCTCATATAACTTGAAATATAATCTCCCATTCCATATTATAAGTCTACACTTTCACGTAACCTCTCATTACCACCTAAACCCTGAACCACAGTCATTTGATGAATTCTGTCATATTTTACCTGACAGCGGCCCATGCAATGGTGACATACCCCACAAAAAACTTCAATCTTAAAGCAACAACCTCAAATACagaatcaaataatgtaTAACGTCAAATCTTCAACGGTGTTCCTTCTCTTAAGAGAACAAACACCTAATACTACCACATGAACTAGACATTCCTCCTTTCTATACGTTACCAACTCCATCACGTTTTtaacaaaaaagaaataatgtGTGGGAGAGCTAATAGGCTACACTTCAATAACCTCGTTAACAAGGTCCAAATCTAGCTCTTCTACAAAAACAGCTGAGAACATCAACAGCTGTAACCGTTTATAACAACAACTAAATTAGCTCGATGCCCAATGCCTTTTTCATGTTGGAACAGTGAGCAATCAGTTGCAGGAGGCAATGTTTtttgaagaacaaaaacaaACCGCGATTGCTGCTCCCAGAGATCATTTTATATCTATCTGGCACTATCTAACATTGCATCAATAAAGTTACTCAATCCTAGGTACAGCGACTATTTACTCTAGGCTGTGTTACCAAATAGCTGCTCgaaaatggaaatttgTGCCGATTATAGTGCTCCACCCAGCTTCTAATTTATATACTGTATTGCATATCTGCGACTCCGATAGTCTTTAAAATGCATTTACCATTCATGATATTAAAGCCACTTCTAAAGTCTGTCAATGTAGTCAGCGCTTTTGGGAAGTGTAATGCCTGTGTCTTCATGAGGAATCCAAAATGAAACCAGTAAGGAGATTTCAACTCCAAGTTCACAAATTAACCAAACTCAGCAATTCACGCCCCTGCAACTTTTCTTACTTCCACCTCAGAAGCACAGTCCCCTCTGGAACAGAAACATTCATGACAGAGACTGCACTTAGTTCACCATCCCAGATAAAATTGTCCTTGCCAAAGTTCCCCAGCAGAAGTGCGCTCATACCAGATTATCAGCCAGATCTAGAGTCAAGTATAacgaatttttcaaagttttatTAGGCTCAGCAAAAAGAGTATTGTCAAACTTACTACAATTCAGCGGCACAGTATATTCATTACTCGGCTGCTCACTTTTATAGCAGGGGAAAAATTTCTCACGTTGTCTAACACTTcagcaatattttttgtatcTCTCTCGTAATTTCATACCAGCATTATTTGTGTCCTTTGTACGATCAATACATAAACTGTAGAGTAATTCAATATGGAGTAGTTAATGCAGGTGCCTTTCTTTCTAATGGAATGTGGTTGCTTCCGCATGAATCCTCTGCATTTCTGGATTAATTAATTGCATTATCTGAATAATCTGAAGGCTCTCGATTGGGAACAcactcaatttttttatttctattttaataaaatgaGAATCTATGAAATGATAAACTGCACGAAGACACTCCATTAAAAATAAGTAACCTCAGAACAGGCATTATTACAGAACTCTAGAAAAGCTTTTTGttattaaaatatataatcGGTCGGATGGTCTTTTAAAACCATTAAAAAGCccttctttcaaaaaagattgCTTCTTATATCAGTTGCACTTATTCGTACGCACTATTTTGTCGTCGAGAATGCGTTTCTATATAATGATCTTGAGTATAGAGTAATCCGTATTACATTAATTATCgaaacttgaaaataaaaagataGCTGCAAGTTTCCCAGCTATGCCACACCtaaatgataataaatattcaagttcaaatatcttctctttattttttttgagtGACAGGCACCTAGACCATAACAATAGGGAGTTTCGTATActtattataattttttcgaaCCTCTATACATCACAATTCCAGCAATAATCACAACGATTAAAGAAACGATGCATTGAGTTATTGGCCAGCAAGTAGGACCAGCTTCAAT
This window harbors:
- the KAFR0C06560 gene encoding uncharacterized protein, whose translation is MTFLTWNLRSKGGAVFDGQAPNLMDHRGTFNVSNVIGTNMSWSAFDPAKGHIEQSILSYDLGDGYNLVHAKNVILTDNDTTDAWLAADQNSTISNTGIKKRDDGDTWYTTYCKYAWDTIRVEVTTFFYNIKDNPASFIADLTTAATNIATMIKNGSKKNSCGSSDVYFLTEDGGGKWEVAWSSWTTGENCDTTAQWNEIAFALRNCINDSEYEHKMALCVRMNHGGTWHADVRVQRNWEKAYSNIWDMPCGKAQQSIVVDDGTCQTDYAKDL
- the KAFR0C06570 gene encoding uncharacterized protein, with translation MRSIYVFCFASFTVAAIATVPYYDYIHLGVTTIYSYFQDDKPVAVRVAWWGSFYASISSAIDAGIDACKNCKDNHSDSATLDCASSVNKLATSLVLNLMSIYIHWYDEATPTGTVKGVNTTAVRRRQFRQWKALMACMTYLVLLIYYLITILN